Below is a window of Leucobacter sp. Psy1 DNA.
GAAGATCCGGCGCACACCCGAGCAGCTCATCGACGTCACGATTCAGCCGATCATTTTCACGCTCATGTTCGCGTACATCTTCGGTGGTGCGATCGCCGGCGATGTGCAAGAGTATCTCCCGCACCTCATCCCCGGCATTCTCGTGCAGACTGTCATCACCGGGTCCGTCGTCACCGGCACGCAGTTGCGTGAGGACATGGACAAGGGGGTGTTCGATCGCTTCCGCTCGTTGCCGATCGCGCGGATCGCACCGCTCTCGGGGGCTCTGCTCGCCGACACGGTGCGGTACGCGATCGCGACGGCGATGACGTTCTTCGTCGGGTTCCTGATGGGGTGGCGCCCCGAGGGCGGGGCAGGCTCCGTGCTCGCGGCAGCGTTCCTCGTCATCGCCTGCTCCTGGGCGATCAGCTGGATCTTCGCCTTCTTCGGCGTCGTCGCGCGTACGGCGTCGAGCGTACAGGGCATCTCGATGCTCGTGCTCTTCCCGCTGACGTTCCTCTCGAACGCGTTCGTGCCGGCCGACACGCTGCCGAGCTGGCTGCAGTGGTTCGCGAACGTGAATCCGGTGTCGCACCTCGTCACGGCCGTCCGCGATCTGACGAACCAGGGGATCGTGAGCGGCGACCTGTGGGCGTCGCTCCTCGGTGCGGTGGTGGTCGTGGCCGTCTTCGCACCGCTCACCGTCCGCGCCTACATGCGGAAGGCCTGACGCAGGACGCGTTCGATCAGGATCGTGACCCGAGCACCTCGAGTGCTCGGGTCACGCGCGCGTCGGAGGGCACGGTCGCGGCGGCGGCGCGGGCTGACGCGAGTGCCGCATCGCCGACGATCCGCGCGGCCCGATCCCGGTGATCCGCGAGCCGGAGGCTCGGCTGGTCCTGACGGGCGCCGAGCACCTCGGCGAGCGCGAGCGCCTCGAGTCCGCGCTCACGGTGCTCGGGGATGGCGAGTGCCCAGGCAGACCAACCGGTGAGCACGCACCCGAGCACGGGGAGGTCGGCGAAGTCGCGCTGCACCCGGTAGAAGGCGAGCGTCCTGGTGCGCATGCGCGCCGCCCACGGAGCGACATCGTCGCTCGGGAGCGACCCGTCGAGCGAGGCCGCGGCGACGAGGGCGGCGACGCTGATGAGGCTCCAGGGCGTTGCTCGCTGGTGCAGTGCCTCGAGGTCGGCGACGCCGCGCTCGAACGCGCGGATGGCACCCGCCGGGTCGCCCTCGGCCCGTCGGATCTCGGCGATCCCGTTCCACCCGATGGCTGCAGTCTCGTGGTGCTCGGGTGCAGGCCCGTCCCGGGTGAGGTCGGCGAACAGCGAGCGCACTTCATCGGCACGCCCGAGCGAGATGAGCGCCATGCCGCGCAGCCAGCCGCGTTCGCGCAGGTCTTCCTCCGCCCCGAACGCTTCGAGCTGCTCCGTCGCGCGGTCCATCCAGACGAGCGCTTCCTCGGGTCTGGCCGACTGGCTCGCCAGCTGAGCCGCCGAACTCGCAGCGGTGGCGGCAAGCCAGAGTTCGCCCTCGGCGAGCGCGAGGTGCCAGGCGCCGACGGCTCCGGCGAAGGCATCGTCGGGGTGGCCGTCGTTCTCGGCGAGCTGTCCGGACGCGAGCTCGCCGACGAGCCTGGCCACCGGAGCCGGATCCGTGAGGAGCTGCGCCGCCGCGGGGCGCAGTCGGTCGGGTACGGGCCCCGCCTCGACGAGGTCGATGGCGGCGCGCCAGAACGGGTGCAGTGACGCCGCGGTCTGCCGCCGGATCATGCGCGCGCGTGCTGCGCACCGCAGCGAACCGGGGTGCTGCTGAAAGACGAGTGCGACGGAGCAGATGACGAGCGCGATGACGAGCGCACCGCGGTGAACGTCGCTCGGGTGGACGTGCGCGACAACGTCGATCACTTCCTCGGCGATGCCCGCGAGCTCGGTGTGCGCACCGCGGACGACCCATCCCTGCGCGAGCGCGGCGAAGATGAGCACGACGTCGGCACGGTCGTCCACGGCGACGGCGTTGCGCAGCGCGGCGAGCAGGTTCTCCTGCTCGGTCCGCATGTCGCGGAACATCGCGGGACCGACGGAGCCCGGGGGTCCGAACAGGCGAGGGGAGCGAGCGAGCACGTACCGTCGGGCCCACGCGCGCAGACCGCTCCACGCGACCGCTTCCGCGCCGTCGCGGCGCAGCCGAGCGATGCCGAACTCCCTGACGGTCTCGAGCATGCGGAACCGCAGACCGCCGGTGCTCGGTTCGTCGCGCACGATGAGCAGCGACTGCGAGACCAACTGGTCGAGCAGATCTTCGGGAGCATCGACGCCGAGCACGCCCGCGGCGGTGTCGAGGGAGAAT
It encodes the following:
- a CDS encoding ABC transporter permease, coding for MSVTALTRIRPAADRDLQNRTSIAQTVANTFTMAYRGLVKIRRTPEQLIDVTIQPIIFTLMFAYIFGGAIAGDVQEYLPHLIPGILVQTVITGSVVTGTQLREDMDKGVFDRFRSLPIARIAPLSGALLADTVRYAIATAMTFFVGFLMGWRPEGGAGSVLAAAFLVIACSWAISWIFAFFGVVARTASSVQGISMLVLFPLTFLSNAFVPADTLPSWLQWFANVNPVSHLVTAVRDLTNQGIVSGDLWASLLGAVVVVAVFAPLTVRAYMRKA